A single region of the Plasmodium sp. gorilla clade G2 genome assembly, contig: PADLG01_00_44, whole genome shotgun sequence genome encodes:
- a CDS encoding erythrocyte binding like protein 1, putative, whose product MDVTQNIKLLFLLFFLHCVSSKDQTTVKVKNYYKENESLHTHKKKSEELSNNEYGILHSAYKRIVGYAQRKLEDIFHATGENIKEKEDKNKDMLKSERMVLYQNNDGEQLENLIDPIKNLEEKNNLENYYDNKYDNIKFEVGNKYNHLKYMNTTNSDNDKRFNNYYFADNKFFVRDNIEQDENAFLNKSIIGNKDMEISKNYFEKNKFIDTYSSYECGKKIKEMKWICTDNQLISNNLCAPIRRIQLCIANIILFSEYKGEDIYKNNTINNKFKENILKAVKLESNLLVHKHNNEYNSKLCDDIRWSFSDYGDIIIGRDLIYKNNTDYIKEQFKKIFNNENNKVLNDEENIKLRKEWWEKYKEDIWEEMTKEHNDKFIEKCIYVVKDELQIVRWIEEWSKQFIDEKDYMLFNLRNTYNEMNIIHENDCKQYNKWIENRKKEWTFLSNEFNKMFPDKNVQIYISNIFKDYTENNVNMIFGMLDYEYNNICKDKPELLSIAKYDLKAPSVKPAKKYKSKDHEESDAFGCKTKISAVKKKWNCYNNKNVTKPDGVCGPPRRQQLCLGHIFMIQDGKEEQLKDHLNKAAYYEAMFLKEKLEKSDGDKICNGILGSYADIGDIVKGSDVWRDVNTNKLEDKFKKVFIVGDSRNKQKDIERDKWWEKERDLIWSSMSKHIPNGKTCKSHIDFESTPQLLRWLKEWGDEFCEEIDTEVKKLEQGCKNINCWERKCKNACSSYDNWIKERKNEYNLQSTKFDSDKKLKVYSTFYDKFQDSKAYLRQESKQCSKVEFNDETFTFPDKYKEACMRCIDPSSSKAVKPIKPNVVPIKESKKSDPPSLPDKSKNAPNSSNGGNDRNKEISKRDEGHGPNQVKEGEKKVPNIVPVVKKENEFTPNGRNGEEKEKSKVDQSPGVNSKDIKGEKAQGEVSEHSPKIEEKMESAESTPVVHRETESNQPSDSRDSEGKEASKGDQSPVNSEDIKNEEQEGEVSERSSEIEDNRESVPSTSVVNIQTESSQSTDSRDSEGKDSSKGDQSPPVISEDIKNEEKEGQVSERSTEIKDNRESVPSTSVVNIDTGSSQSSNSSDSDSTVLSGGESKDVNIPTSEGVKENEEGETEKDASSKSIEIDQASPEQNNHIDSSQNVIKDSNHQDKEIINSPSTEKNIEEIQHKTSDTDGHESKIESEIEPKESMEESSLNKREIENAARGDHKPESVESAEIPQSQIPNSHNGGTIVSESQVQDSSENTMSTESTHTDNKNFGTSVDIQPSLTDDEKTVSSVGDRDAEDRSNLNTDPEQIEKNKSSHSDKEDRSVSENEIQDPLGGAISIESTHTDNQDLKISVHNQPSVIENEKNGSSGSVGDNNDRSNLSTDTEQIENNTSSHSDIHHSNKEGSSGSESLTQDSPIDHLEGVTPSNIDMDPKQNEASLITPVDQVDSSMESELESGGKIGDLYKGDKQSENILNKDKDVVEIEKAPDSHANESNTHDEEDTRRGISDDSSTVHEIDSKENLHQESLISEKGRKEGNIKKEPGNEEDSSISISQETINDSEGRENIEDAKLSERGDDIESDIGNIVSVDPESTIISSPNGTEGIKSSEELKSKEYTSVDLNNRGENNQQENLVSNSPQLEPEREKLENADSSHETEVSSISEVGEASTRYHKENSETDEGEESGTNPEEGSVTDKEQESRTNHEEDSETDEGEERETNHEEGSVTDKEQESRKNHEGDNETGEVQQSLENNEASETHEEQSASEKIKLIEPTSNMVLPSTPLHESDKEKLEKHHDEPNTNGELTHTDQNTSQYRPSESEEVMTNKPDQMEMTSEPSSQYIEKGIDVIDTTKNQYIDEESNHIIPLVNKNSEGDPVTIPPTRTVMESVSLDSRNEQKVEENDDTHITDDKRKDDTIVNLSQNGLNEHGEMSNDSIKSETITESSLADDDQMIEGIDGKGSEKKNIIDAPQESSIEVGKQMEGHMSNVNTPEELSPVADESKLQEEKEGSKDDGDKRTVSKDTIGVEDPNRIDEHQNLEEVDVPSNNGNTNNTLEGRVDTEKKDEPSSKGTTNNSLDGRTDEGENEKLDENPESNSSNTISTEQIKLVKEKEIHETNELDTHNVEQEEIIRNEIPAERMDEENSTDNEKEQLSPEDEIINKGEKGNLEQNLNISSDTLENSAGKEKVKIEHTDSPEESDSDMEGIYKHKGIENQITEIETRSVEKHDIHIPENSKETQVDNYKADMEEEKDVNINQMIKESEKVSDISRDTTASHSEKPNDEELLVNVVDSKNAQNEGDSIQTIPDVSNSENEVNNDNTLSKDGFSEIEKPVSEIDENAKGLLNEERTEGDNVLVQNKIEHDIHNTEVIDQFKDKRDYEEDEKVNFVRLPEKNEEERSDVTKGIVPGSVEVIEKTSHEILDSHEINEEELKVSDDIEYPVGSDISGIDSETSGSVTIYQKPTDAFVENVYGLSQDLKSISENEKKIRMNEPKEKLQNLLGGMVHVLQNKNIDDDQSGRSSIPLYDKELVGDKNHLNDNSYNNNINNEVQCEKNCGRKENVSSFNDTVTLKDVKQNREDTEETKLIENEKIDNTKVKDGIHMTSYNKPSNILVHNYDDIKKEAIKNEEKKDTEQSKKEEKDVKNDDSENDNNNLSNYTKIKENIEKFYKYIKNILNLTDINNDIEKKDMQRYNLNNYTNIKGNMLFEYSKESDYDKNELFQRENISEYHNMNNNNKESSNIDNYYYRDVNKIREDIINLSKKKKKCINDTSSEYCESIIGLPILSSSISKDEIKYLCCSILYYCLIHFDNTTSEYYNCITNEINDPFYEIFREVTNISYYNGKWLLISEKDTSVMDEVDFMTEKNNDDYHLDREELEKNNSTFYLY is encoded by the exons atggATGTAACCCAAAATATAAAGttactttttcttttgttctttttaCATTGCGTATCATCAAAAGATCAAACAACTGTAAaggtaaaaaattattataaagaaaatgaatctTTACACACACATAAGAAAAAGTCTGAAGAACTGAGTAATAATGAATATGGGATTCTTCATTCAGCTTATAAAAGAATTGTTGGATATGCTCAAAGGAAATTAGAAGATATATTTCATGCAACTggagaaaatataaaagaaaaggagGATAAAAATAAGGATATGTTAAAAAGTGAAAGGATGGTGctatatcaaaataatgatgGTGAACAGTTAGAGAATTTAATTGATCCCATAAAAAATctggaagaaaaaaataatttggagaattattatgataataaatatgataatattaaatttgaagtaggaaataaatataatcatttaaaatatatgaacacaACAAATTctgataatgataaaagatttaataattattattttgcagataataaattttttgttcGAGATAATATAGAACAAGATGAAAATGCTTTCTTAAATAAATCAATTATAGGGAATAAAGATATGGAAATATCcaaaaattattttgaaaaaaataaatttattgatACTTATTCTTCGTATGAATGTGGAAAGAAGATAAAGGAAATGAAATGGATTTGTACAGATAACCAACTTATAAGTAATAATTTATGTGCCCCAATAAGACGAATACAATTATGTATTGcgaatattatattatttagtgAATATAAGGgtgaagatatatataagaataatactataaataataagttTAAAGAAAACATTTTGAAAGCTGTAAAATTGGAATCAAATTTGTTAGtacataaacataataatgaatataattcgAAATTATGTGATGATATAAGATGGAGTTTTTCAGATTATGGAGATATTATAATTGGAAGAGatcttatttataaaaacaacacggattatataaaagaacaatttaaaaaaatatttaataatgaaaataataaggtattaaatgatgaagaGAATATAAAGTTACGAAAAGAATGGTGGGAAAAATACAAGGAAGATATTTGGGAAGAAATGACAAAAGAACATAATGATAAATTTATTGagaaatgtatatatgttgttAAGGATGAATTACAAATTGTTCGATGGATAGAGGAGTGGAGTAAACAATTTATTGATGAAAAAgattatatgttatttaatttgagaaatacatataatgaaatgaatataatacatgAAAATGATTgtaaacaatataataaatggatAGAAAATAGGAAAAAAGAATGGACATTTTTATCAAACGAGTTCAATAAAATGTTTCCAGACAAAAATGTGcaaatttatatatcaaatatattcaaGGATTATACAgaaaataatgttaatatGATATTTGGGATGTTggattatgaatataataatatctgTAAAGACAAACCTGAATTATTATCTATTGCCAAGTATGATCTGAAAGCTCCAAGTGTTAAACCCgctaaaaaatacaaatctAAGGATCATGAAGAATCAGATGCGTTTGGTTGCAAAACAAAAATCAGTgcagttaaaaaaaaatggaattgttataataataaaaatgtcaCTAAGCCTGATGGTGTATGTGGACCACCAAGAAGGCAACAATTATGTCTTggacatatatttatgattcAAGATGGTAAAGAGGAACAGTTAAAAGATCATCTTAATAAGGCAGCCTATTATGAGGCAATGTTTTTAAAAGAGAAACTTGAAAAATCTGATGGTGATAAAATTTGCAATGGTATATTGGGAAGTTATGCAGATATTGGAGATATTGTAAAAGGTTCTGATGTGTGGAGAGatgtaaatacaaataaattgGAAGACAAATTCAAAAAAGTTTTTATCGTTGGTGATTCTAGGAACAAACAAAAAGATATCGAACGTGATAAATGGTGGGAAAAAGAAAGGGATTTAATATGGTCTAGTATGTCAAAACACATTCCAAATGGAAAAACATGTAAAAGTCATATTGATTTTGAGAGTACTCCTCAATTATTGAGATGGTTAAAAGAATGGGGTGATGAGTTTTGTGAGGAAATAGATACGGAAGTCAAGAAATTAGAGCAAggatgtaaaaatataaattgttgggaaagaaaatgtaaaaatgCATGTAGTTCGTATGATAACTGGATAAAGGAACGAAagaatgaatataatttGCAATCAACAAAATTTGATAgtgataaaaaattaaaagtgTATAGCACATTTTATGATAAATTTCAGGATTCTAAAGCTTATTTAAGGCAAGAATCAAAACAATGTTCAAAAGTAGAATTTAATGATGAAACATTTACATTTcctgataaatataaagaggCTTGTATGAGATGTATAGATCCATCATCTTCAAAAGCTGTTAAACCTATAAAACCGAATGTGGTGCCTATAAAGGAATCAAAAAAATCTGATCCTCCAAGTTTACCAGATAAATCGAAAAATGCTCCTAATAGTTCTAATGGGGGAAATGAtcgaaataaagaaatatctAAAAGAGACGAAGGTCATGGTCCTAATCAAGTGAAagaaggagaaaaaaaagtGCCAAATATAGTTCCAGttgttaaaaaagaaaatgaatttaCTCCTAATGGAAGAAATggtgaagaaaaagaaaaaagtaaaGTTGATCAATCTCCTGGTGTTAATTCTAAGGATATAAAAGGTGAGAAAGCACAAGGGGAGGTATCTGAACATTCACCTAAAATTGAAGAGAAGATGGAATCTGCTGAGTCTACACCAGTTGTTCATAGAGAAACTGAAAGCAATCAGCCTTCGGATTCTAGAGATAGTGAAGGAAAAGAAGCAAGTAAAGGTGATCAATCTCCTGTTAATTctgaagatataaaaaatgaggaACAAGAAGGGGAGGTATCTGAACGTTCATCTGAAATTGAAGATAACAGGGAATCTGTTCCTTCTACATCAGTTGTTAATATACAAACTGAAAGCAGTCAATCTACTGATTCTAGAGATAGTGAAGGAAAAGATTCAAGTAAAGGTGATCAATCTCCTCCTGTTATTTctgaagatataaaaaatgaggaAAAAGAAGGGCAGGTATCTGAACGTTCAACTGAAATTAAAGATAACAGAGAATCTGTTCCTTCTACATCAGTTGTTAATATAGATACTGGAAGCAGTCAGTCTTCTAATTCTAGCGATAGTGATTCTACCGTATTGAGTGGTGGAGAATCTAAAGATGTAAATATTCCTACTTCTGAAGGtgttaaagaaaatgaagaaggtGAAACTGAAAAAGATGCAAGTTCAAAAAGTATTGAAATTGATCAAGCATCACCTGAGcaaaataatcatattgaTTCATCACAGAATGTAATTAAGGACTCTAATCACCAGGAtaaggaaataataaattccCCTTCtacagaaaaaaatattgaagaaaTTCAACATAAAACATCTGATACTGATGGTCATGAATCTAAAATTGAAAGTGAAATCGAACCAAAGGAGTCAATGGAGGAATCATCTCTTAATAAAAGAGAAATCGAGAATGCAGCTAGGGGTGATCACAAACCTGAATCAGTAGAAAGCGCTGAAATTCCTCAATCTCAGATTCCTAATTCTCATAATGGAGGTACAATTGTTTCTGAGAGTCAGGTTCAGGATTCTTCAGAAAACACTATGAGTACTGAATCTACACATACTGATAACAAGAATTTTGGAACAAGTGTGGATATTCAACCTTCTCTTACTGATGATGAAAAGACTGTATCGTCTGTTGGTGATAGAGATGCTGAAGATAGATCTAATCTTAATACAGATCCTGAACAAattgaaaagaataaatcTTCTCATTCTGACAAAGAAGATAGAAGTGTTTCTGAAAATGAGATTCAGGATCCTTTAGGAGGGGCTATAAGTATCGAATCTACACATACTGATAACCAGGATTTAAAAATAAGTGTGCATAATCAACCATCTGTTATTGAGAATGAAAAGAATGGATCGTCTGGTAGTGTTGGAGATAACAACGATAGATCTAATCTTAGTACAGACACTGAAcaaattgaaaataatacatcTTCTCATTCTGATATCCACCATTCTAATAAGGAGGGTAGTAGTGGTTCTGAAAGTTTGACTCAGGATTCTCCTATAGATCATTTGGAAGGTGTAACTCCCTCTAATATCGACATGGATCCAAAACAAAATGAAGCAAGCCTTATCACACCTGTTGATCAGGTTGATTCTTCGATGGAAAGTGAATTAGAATCTGGAGGTAAAATTGGGGATTTATATAAAGGGGATAAACAAtctgaaaatattttaaataaggATAAGGATGTTGTAGAGATAGAAAAAGCTCCTGATTCTCATGCCAATGAATCTAATACTCATGATGAAGAGGATACAAGACGAGGTATTAGCGATGATAGTAGTACTGTTCATGAAATTGATTCTAAAGAGAATTTACATCAAGAATCATTAATTTCTGAAAAAGGTCGTAAAGAaggtaatattaaaaaagagcCAGGTAATGAAGAGGATTCTTCAATTTCTATTTCCCAAGAAACAATAAATGATTCTGAAGGAAGAGAAAATATAGAGGATGCTAAGTTGTCAGAAAGAGGTGATGATATTGAAAGTGATATAGGTAATATTGTATCAGTAGATCCTGAGAGCACTATTATTTCTTCTCCAAATGGTACAGAAGGAATAAAAAGTTCAGAAGAATTAAAATCTAAAGAATATACTTCTGTAGATCTTAATAATAGGGGTGAAAATAATCAACAAGAAAATTTAGTTTCCAATTCCCCGCAACTTGAACCTGAAAGagaaaaattagaaaatgCTGATAGTTCTCATGAAACTGAGGTATCAAGTATTTCTGAGGTTGGAGAAGCAAGCACAAGATATCATAAAGAAAACAGTGAAACTGATGAAGGAGAAGAAAGTGGAACAAATCCTGAAGAAGGCAGTGTAACAGATAAAGAACAAGAAAGCAGAACAAATCATGAAGAAGACAGTGAAACTGATGAAGGAGAAGAAAGGGAAACAAATCATGAAGAAGGCAGTGTAACAGATAAAGAACAAGAAAGCAGAAAAAATCATGAAGGAGACAATGAAACTGGTGAAGTACAACAAAGCctagaaaataatgaagCCAGTGAAACTCATGAAGAACAAAGTGCTAgtgagaaaataaaattaattgaaCCTACTAGTAATATGGTGCTACCATCTACGCCATTACATGAAAGTGATAAggaaaaattagaaaaacaTCATGATGAACCTAATACAAATGGAGAGTTAACCCATACTGATCAAAATACTTCTCAATATAGACCTAGTGAAAGTGAGGAAGTAATGACGAATAAACCTGATCAAATGGAAATGACATCTGAACCATCATCACAATATATTGAAAAGGGAATTGATGTAATTGATACTACAAAAAATCAATATATTGATGAAGAAAGCAATCATATAATTCCTTTggttaataaaaatagtgaAGGAGATCCTGTAACTATTCCTCCTACAAGGACCGTTATGGAATCTGTATCATTAGATTCAAGGAATGAACAAAAAGttgaagaaaatgatgatacACATATTACAGATGACAAGAGGAAAGATGATACTATTGTTAATCTTTCTCAAAATGGATTAAATGAACATGGGGAAATGTCTAATGATTCTATTAAAAGTGAAACTATAACTGAATCATCATTAGCAGATGATGACCAAATGATTGAAGGAATTGATGGAAAAGgtagtgaaaaaaaaaacattatagATGCACCTCAAGAAAGTAGCATTGAAGTAGGAAAACAAATGGAAGGGCATATGAGTAATGTGAATACACCAGAAGAATTATCACCAGTTGCAGATGAAAGTAAATtacaagaagaaaaagaaggaaGTAAGGATGATGGGGATAAACGAACTGTTAGCAAAGATACAATAGGTGTCGAAGATCCTAATAGAATAGACGAACATCAAAATTTGGAGGAAGTGGATGTACCATCAAATAATggaaatacaaataatactTTAGAAGGAAGAGTTGATACTGAGAAAAAGGATGAACCATCAAGTAAAGGAACTACAAATAATTCTTTAGATGGAAGAACTGATGAGGGGGAAAATGAAAAGTTAGATGAAAATCCAGAATCAAACTCTAGCAATACAATATCTACTGAACAAATTAAATTGGTaaaggaaaaagaaattCATGAAACTAATGAATTAGATACACATAATGTAGAGCAAGAAGAAATTATTAGAAATGAAATACCTGCTGAAAGAATGGACGAAGAAAATTCGACTGATAATGAAAAGGAGCAATTAAGTCCGGAAgatgaaattattaataaaggGGAAAAGGGAAATTTAGaacaaaatttaaatatttcttctgATACCTTGGAAAATTCTGCAGGTAAAGAAAAAGTTAAAATAGAACATACTGATTCACCTGAGGAATCAGATTCTGATATGGAAGGAATTTATAAGCATAAAGGAATAGAAAATCAAATTACTGAAATAGAAACAAGATCTGTAGAAAAACATGATATACATATTCCAGAAAATTCAAAAGAAACTCAAGTTGACAATTACAAGGCAGATATGGAAGAAGAAAAGGAcgtaaatataaatcaaatgATTAAAGAATCTGAAAAAGTATCAGATATAAGTAGAGACACAACTGCATCTCATTCGGAGAAACCTAATGATGAAGAATTACTTGTGAATGTAGTAGATTCAAAAAATGCACAAAATGAAGGTGATTCAATTCAAACCATTCCTGATGTTTCAAATTCTGAAAATGAGGTGAATAACGATAATACGTTAAGTAAAGATGGTTTTTCTGAAATAGAAAAACCTGTTAGTGAAATAGATGAAAATGCAAAGGgattattaaatgaagaaagAACAGAGGGTGATAATGTGCTAGTTCAAAATAAGATTGAACATGATATACATAATACAGAAGTTATAGATCAGTTTAAAGACAAAAGAGATtatgaagaagatgaaaaagTTAATTTTGTGAGATTAcctgaaaaaaatgaagaagaaagaaGTGACGTTACAAAGGGAATTGTTCCTGGTAGTGTTGAGGTAATTGAAAAAACGTCACATGAAATTTTAGATTCTCAtgaaataaatgaagaagaattaaaagTGTCTGATGATATAGAATATCCTGTTGGATCAGATATATCAGGAATTGATAGTGAAACTAGTGGTTCAGTTACGATTTATCAAAAACCTACAGATGCTTTTGTAGAAAATGTATATGGATTATCACAAGATCTTAAATCAATATCTGagaatgagaaaaaaattagaatGAATGAACCAAAGGAAAAATTGCAAAATCTTTTAGGAGGAATGGTTCATGTTttacaaaacaaaaatatagatgATGATCAATCGGGTAGATCATCTATACcattatatgataaagaaTTAGTTGGTGATAAAAAtcatttaaatgataattcttataataataatataaataatgaagttCAATGTGAAAAAAATTGTGGACGAAAAGAAAATGTTTCATCATTTAATGATACGGTTACATTAAAAGATGTTAAACAAAATAGGGAAGATACGGAGGAAACAAAATTgatagaaaatgaaaaaatagataATACAAAAGTAAAAGATGGAATTCATATGACATCATATAACAAGCCATCTAATATTTTGGTAcataattatgatgatattaaaaaggaagcaataaaaaatgaagaaaaaaaagatacaGAACAATCCAAGAAAGAAGAGAAAGatgtaaaaaatgatgattctgagaatgataataataatttaagtaattatacaaaaattaaggaaaatattgaaaagttttataaatatataaaaaatatattgaatttaactgatataaataatgatatagaaaaaaaggaTATGCAAAggtataatttaaataattatactaATATCAAAGGGAATATGCTTTTTGAATATTCAAAAGAATCAGACTATGATAAGAATGAATTATTTCAAAGAGAAAACATATCAGAATatcataatatgaataataacaataaggAAAGTTcaaatatagataattattattatagggatgttaataaaataagagaagatataattaatttatctaaaaagaaaaaaaaatgtattaatgATACATCATCTGAATATTGTGAATCTATAATAGGTCTTCCTATTTTATCAAGTAGCATTTCTAAGGATgagataaaatatttatgttgctctattttatattactGTTTAATACATTTTGATAACACTACTtctgaatattataattgtatTACAAATGAAATTAATGATCCATTTTATGAAATTTTTAGAGAAGTAACAa ATATATCCTATTATAATGGAAAATGGCTCTTAat tTCTGAGAAAGACACATCAGTAATGGATGAAGTTGATTTTATGactgaaaaaaataatgatgattacCATTTAg aTAGGgaagaattagaaaaaaacaattcTACTTTTTATTTGTACTAA
- a CDS encoding serine/threonine protein kinase, FIKK family, putative, with product MLDSFNKKEKGKTKKICCYIFLNMNFSKIYNNLILHIKNYFLIIEINSKYCNINTFDKYEKERKYTKLLNFVYYKFYLTFIVGLLYVFLLNILIKRGRSKNGVHFTNIRCVRIFSENIKNIDEISKNIFLYNIKKDDILYRDSLDKINEIDNKIKYNSLKEEDIILLKEGKYKNDYSDINLLNKNNVYKNVDESFRNYHKTNNNKDKNVNIKSYIYNWELGQKSLIKMLDYADNFYFNGVKYSDWKLTSMRRFNLNNNVLKDHKTYKTIINSKKKKDDKKKVKLFIKKIPIDIWVEQFNLMKEYEGEYLIDKENYVMEAVSLAFLNEYYPGITPKFYKILYESDKKNMKEKNYEKYKFHDLNELNDILTKELENNINGNIVLISEFFGENVFDYIKRKKNSIFVVSDISNEDKKKILYNSLNLLMRLHNAGLTHLDLSPDNMLISPKNYEMRLCDLAQTTPMYTNKLRHKEKVKFIQPFESFEPCIGKIEYIPPECWKIVWKYKLNKIKNPIEYLKNISNQEERKKYYYDVACADKYMLGIFFIWMWNNGFIWKCSDPIQDKIFQIFIKSNMDLNTFIMTKSWPHELNNLINKLLHMDHRKTVKLSDLCRHPWWSSKY from the exons atgttGGATTCATTCAATAAGAAGGAAAAGggaaaaaccaaaaaaatttgttgttatatatttctgaatatgaatttttctaagatatataataatttaattttacatataaaaaattatttcctTATCATTGAAATAAATTCCAaatattgtaatataaatacatttgataaatatgaaaaagaaagaaaatatacaaaattattaaattttgtatattataaattttatttaacatTTATTGTTGGGttgttatatgtatttttattg aatatattaattaaacgAGGTCGTTCAAAAAATGGTGTGCATTTTACTAATATTAGATGTGTAAGGATTTTCTccgaaaatataaaaaatattgatgaaATATCCAAGAATATATTcttgtataatataaaaaaggatgatattttatataggGATTCattagataaaataaatgaaatagataataaaataaagtataATTCGTTAAAGGAAGAAGATATAATCCTCTTAAAAGAAGGTAAGTATAAGAATGATTATAgtgatattaatttattaaataaaaataatgtgtATAAAAATGTTGATGAATCTTTTAGAAATTAccataaaacaaataataataaagataaaaatgtgaatattaaatcttatatatataattgggAATTAGGTCAGAAAtccttaataaaaatgttagaTTATGcagataatttttattttaatggTGTGAAATATAGTGATTGGAAATTAACATCTATGAGAagatttaatttaaataataatgttttgAAGGAtcataaaacatataaaactataattaattcaaaaaaaaaaaaggatgataagaaaaaagtaaaattatttataaaaaaaatacctaTTGATATATGGGTAGAACAATTTAATTTGATGAAAGAATATGAAGGAGAATATTTAatagataaagaaaattatgtAATGGAAGCAGTTTCTTTAGCTTTTTTGAATGAATATTATCCAGGAATAACAcctaaattttataaaatattatatgagtcagataaaaaaaatatgaaagaaaagaattacgaaaaatataaatttcatgatttaaatgaattaaatgatatattaacaaaagaattagaaaataatattaatggtaATATAGTATTAATATCTGAATTTTTTGGTGAAAATGtatttgattatataaaaaggaaaaaaaatagtatatTTGTTGTTTCCGATATAAGtaatgaagataaaaaaaaaattctttataattcattaaatttattaatgaGGTTACATAATGCTGGATTAACTCATCTTGATTTATCTCCTGATAATATGTTAATTTCGccaaaaaattatgaaatgcGCCTATGTGATTTGGCTCAAACTACACCTATGTATACTAATAAATTAAGACATaaagaaaaagtaaaatTTATACAACCTTTTGAATCTTTTGAACCTTGTATAGGaaaaattgaatatataCCTCCGGAATGTTGGAAAATTGTGTGGAAATATAaactaaataaaattaaaaatccaattgaatatttaaaaaatatttcaaaccaagaagaaagaaaaaaatattattatgatgtaGCATGTGCTGATAAGTATATGTTAggaattttctttatttggaTGTGGAATAATGGTTTTATATGGAAATGTTCAGATCCAATACAAGATAaaatttttcaaatttttataaaatctaATATGGATTTGAATACATTTATCATGACAAAAAGTTGGCCTCATGAACTGAACAATTTGATTAac aaattGTTACATATGGACCATAGGAAGACTGTAAAATTAAGTGATTTGTGTAGGCATCCATGGTGGTCtagtaaatattaa